The Nitriliruptor alkaliphilus DSM 45188 genome includes a region encoding these proteins:
- the wrbA gene encoding NAD(P)H:quinone oxidoreductase — translation MEPRIAVIYYSSTGNVHELAVALAAGAEEAGAEVRLRKVAELAPPEAIDSNPQWRAHADATADVPAATLDDLAWADGYAFGTPARFGNVASQLKQFIDTTASLWATGQLADKPSTAFTSAINDHGGNESTLLALYNTMYHWGTVIVPPGYTHDVVDAAGGNPYGTAHASHIGAATPQVLAAARYQGSRLVEVAAALLTARALRHAA, via the coding sequence ATGGAACCCCGCATCGCCGTCATCTACTACTCGTCCACTGGCAACGTGCACGAGCTGGCCGTGGCCCTCGCCGCCGGGGCCGAGGAGGCCGGCGCCGAGGTGCGTCTGCGCAAGGTGGCCGAGCTCGCGCCCCCCGAGGCGATCGACAGCAACCCGCAGTGGCGGGCGCACGCCGACGCGACCGCCGACGTGCCGGCCGCGACCCTCGACGACCTCGCGTGGGCGGACGGTTACGCGTTCGGTACCCCGGCACGGTTCGGCAACGTCGCCTCGCAGCTGAAGCAGTTCATCGACACCACGGCGTCGCTCTGGGCGACGGGGCAGCTCGCCGACAAGCCGTCCACCGCGTTCACCTCGGCGATCAACGACCACGGCGGCAACGAGTCGACCCTGCTCGCGCTCTACAACACCATGTACCACTGGGGGACGGTCATCGTGCCCCCGGGCTACACCCACGACGTCGTCGATGCGGCGGGCGGCAACCCGTACGGGACGGCGCACGCATCGCACATCGGCGCGGCGACCCCCCAGGTGCTGGCCGCCGCGCGCTACCAGGGGTCGCGCCTCGTCGAGGTCGCCGCCGCCCTCCTCACGGCGCGTGCCCTGCGGCACGCCGCCTGA
- a CDS encoding PPOX class F420-dependent oxidoreductase codes for MSSFDPDERRYLAEARGLARIATVGADGSPHVVPSGWSYDEDLDALVLGGRQLERTKKFRDVRATGRAAVVIDDVVPPWQPRGVEVRGRAEAIVGPPAVIRVHPDRVVSWGLDATA; via the coding sequence GTGAGCTCCTTCGACCCTGACGAGCGGCGCTACCTCGCCGAGGCGCGCGGTCTGGCGCGCATCGCCACGGTGGGTGCCGACGGCTCGCCGCACGTGGTGCCGTCCGGCTGGTCCTACGACGAGGACCTCGACGCACTGGTGCTCGGAGGGCGGCAACTCGAGCGGACCAAGAAGTTCCGTGACGTGCGTGCCACGGGGCGTGCCGCCGTCGTCATCGACGACGTGGTGCCCCCCTGGCAGCCGCGCGGCGTCGAGGTCCGCGGCCGCGCCGAGGCGATCGTGGGCCCACCGGCGGTGATCCGCGTCCACCCCGATCGCGTGGTCTCGTGGGGCCTCGACGCCACGGCCTGA
- a CDS encoding DUF6506 family protein: MISWAYIYEHPGTDPVADRYVIERDGQRTLLIPIPDPSVAPQVAEQLVADGVRLIELCGGFGAVDAAAVTSAVGDRVPVGHVTFAVDAAAGVVAYGEAFEAATSG; the protein is encoded by the coding sequence GTGATCAGCTGGGCGTACATCTACGAACACCCCGGGACCGACCCGGTGGCGGACCGATACGTGATCGAACGCGACGGGCAGCGCACCCTGCTGATCCCCATCCCCGATCCCTCGGTGGCGCCACAGGTGGCCGAGCAGCTCGTCGCGGACGGCGTCCGCCTCATCGAGCTGTGTGGCGGCTTCGGGGCCGTGGACGCCGCCGCCGTGACGTCCGCCGTCGGGGACCGAGTCCCCGTGGGGCACGTCACCTTCGCGGTCGATGCCGCCGCGGGCGTCGTGGCCTACGGCGAGGCGTTCGAGGCCGCGACGAGCGGTTGA
- a CDS encoding alkene reductase, whose amino-acid sequence MTQVFEPTTLAGTPLANRLVMAPMTRSRAGVGGVPTALTATYYAQRASAGLIVTEATQPSPTGQGYFDTPGLHAPAQVAGWRPVVDAVHAEGGRIVAQLMHVGRIAHPDNKAGLETVAPSAIAAPGAIFTRSGMQPHPVPRALETDEIGGVVADFAQAAANAIAAGFDGVELHGANGYLLHEFLVPSANQRSDRYGGSPEARVRFPLEVAAAVADTIGPERLGYRISPANGAGGLVEDDHDDLAATYGALADGFADLGLGYLHQTWNDDVADVLRDVRQRFGGPVMVNDSSVTSPEAAQALLDDGRADLVSVGRAFLANPDLVRRWQLGAPLNEPDPATFYGGDERGYTDYPTLDETDAIAS is encoded by the coding sequence GTGACGCAAGTGTTCGAACCCACCACCCTCGCCGGCACCCCGCTCGCCAACCGTCTGGTCATGGCCCCGATGACCCGCTCGCGGGCCGGCGTCGGCGGGGTCCCAACCGCGCTGACAGCCACCTACTACGCCCAGCGTGCGAGCGCCGGGCTGATCGTGACCGAGGCCACCCAGCCGAGCCCGACCGGTCAGGGCTACTTCGACACGCCCGGCCTGCACGCACCAGCGCAGGTCGCCGGGTGGCGCCCCGTGGTCGACGCGGTCCACGCCGAAGGTGGCCGGATCGTCGCCCAACTGATGCACGTGGGACGGATCGCGCACCCCGACAACAAGGCCGGGCTCGAGACGGTCGCCCCGAGCGCCATCGCCGCGCCCGGCGCCATCTTCACGCGCTCAGGCATGCAGCCCCACCCCGTGCCCCGCGCGCTCGAGACCGATGAGATCGGCGGGGTCGTCGCCGACTTCGCCCAGGCGGCCGCGAACGCCATCGCCGCGGGCTTCGACGGGGTGGAACTGCACGGCGCCAACGGCTACCTGCTCCACGAGTTCCTCGTCCCGTCGGCCAACCAGCGCAGCGACCGGTACGGCGGCTCGCCGGAGGCTCGCGTCCGCTTCCCGCTGGAGGTCGCAGCCGCGGTCGCTGACACGATCGGTCCGGAGCGGCTCGGCTACCGGATCTCGCCGGCCAACGGCGCGGGTGGCCTCGTCGAGGACGATCACGACGACCTGGCCGCGACGTACGGGGCGCTCGCCGACGGGTTCGCCGATCTCGGCCTCGGCTACCTCCACCAGACGTGGAACGACGACGTCGCTGACGTGCTCCGCGACGTCCGGCAACGTTTCGGCGGCCCGGTGATGGTCAACGACTCGTCGGTGACCTCGCCGGAGGCGGCACAGGCCCTGCTCGACGACGGCCGGGCCGACCTCGTCTCGGTGGGTCGCGCGTTCCTCGCCAACCCCGACCTCGTCCGGCGCTGGCAGCTCGGTGCGCCCCTGAACGAGCCCGACCCCGCCACGTTCTACGGCGGGGACGAGCGCGGGTACACCGACTACCCGACCCTCGACGAGACCGACGCCATCGCGTCCTGA
- a CDS encoding TetR/AcrR family transcriptional regulator, which translates to MASGPEEGRAPLVGLALPMAGGPPERADAARNRRRILAAARALLARSGTAGLTMDAVAREAEVGVGTVYRRFGDLAGLAWALADEGEAAFQTAFLSGPPPLGPGAPPAERIRAFLRTLVERNDEHAALLALVERLKHAGRFSAAYEVQHTHLATLLTAASPHLDASYLADVLLAPFAANLHLHQRQARGMDTARIRAGFDQFLELLDLDALGP; encoded by the coding sequence GTGGCGTCGGGGCCGGAGGAGGGGCGCGCGCCCCTCGTGGGTCTGGCGTTGCCCATGGCCGGGGGGCCCCCCGAGCGTGCGGACGCGGCTCGCAACCGGCGGCGCATCCTGGCGGCGGCTCGCGCCCTCCTGGCCCGGTCGGGGACCGCGGGCCTGACGATGGACGCGGTGGCGCGCGAGGCGGAGGTGGGCGTCGGTACCGTCTACCGCCGCTTCGGCGACCTCGCCGGTCTCGCGTGGGCCCTGGCCGACGAGGGCGAGGCCGCGTTCCAGACCGCGTTCCTGTCGGGCCCCCCGCCGCTCGGGCCCGGTGCCCCACCGGCGGAACGCATCCGGGCCTTCCTCCGGACGCTCGTCGAACGCAACGACGAGCACGCCGCCCTGCTGGCGCTGGTCGAGCGCCTCAAGCACGCGGGTCGGTTCAGCGCCGCCTACGAGGTCCAGCACACCCACCTGGCGACGCTGCTCACCGCAGCATCCCCGCACCTCGACGCGAGCTACCTCGCCGACGTGCTGCTCGCGCCGTTCGCGGCCAACCTGCACCTCCACCAGCGGCAAGCACGCGGCATGGACACGGCACGGATCCGCGCCGGGTTCGACCAGTTCCTCGAGCTGCTGGACCTCGACGCGCTCGGGCCGTGA